One genomic window of Candidatus Campbellbacteria bacterium includes the following:
- the dnaK gene encoding molecular chaperone DnaK, with protein sequence MGKIIGIDLGTTNSAMAYMTPDGARIIENTEGNRTTPSTVAISKNGQRLVGLLSKRQAVTNPKNTVYGIKRFIGHNFDDKVVQEDKKTVPYEVKKSENGGVLVVMDGKEYRPEEISAMILRKLKEDASQKLGTPVTEAIITVPAYFNDSQRKATKDAGKIAGLEVKRIINEPTAAALAYGFEKKKNEKIVVFDFGGGTFDVSILEVGDDTVEVKSTNGDSHMGGRDIDRKLIYFIADEFKKEQGIDIVKDPLALQRLDEAAEKAKIELSQASQTDINIPFITSDASGPKHLVMQINRAQLDKLAGEYVDRALDITKKAVEDSGITVNEINEVILVGGQTRMPLIQEKVKEFFNKEPNLSINPDEVVAQGAAIQAGILAGDVKDILLLDVIPLSLGIETMGGVSTKLIDRNTTLPTSHSQVFSTATDNQPSVDIHIVQGERAMASDNKSLGRFLLDGISPAPRGVPQIKVSFDVDANGILDVKAVDEKTKKEQSIRIEATSGLSDEEIEKMKTDAETHGEEDLKKKEEVEANNFADQAIYTAEKFLNDNKETISDDDKNKITKSIEDLKSAKKEVGTEKLKEATNSLTSIIQEVAQRNVKTNAENQADKKETRDADATEGEEAKDDKDK encoded by the coding sequence ATGGGAAAAATAATAGGCATAGACTTAGGAACAACAAATTCCGCAATGGCGTATATGACCCCTGATGGTGCAAGAATAATTGAAAACACAGAGGGTAATAGAACGACTCCTTCAACGGTCGCAATTTCAAAGAACGGACAGCGGCTTGTTGGTCTTTTGTCAAAAAGACAGGCGGTAACAAATCCGAAGAATACAGTATATGGAATAAAACGGTTCATAGGTCATAATTTTGATGACAAGGTAGTCCAGGAAGATAAAAAAACAGTCCCATACGAAGTGAAAAAAAGTGAAAATGGTGGTGTGCTCGTTGTTATGGACGGCAAGGAGTACAGACCAGAAGAGATATCAGCAATGATATTGCGAAAACTAAAAGAAGATGCGAGTCAGAAACTTGGCACTCCTGTCACAGAGGCGATAATAACTGTTCCTGCATATTTCAATGATTCACAGAGAAAAGCAACAAAAGATGCGGGTAAAATCGCAGGTCTTGAGGTTAAGAGAATAATAAATGAGCCAACTGCCGCAGCGCTTGCTTATGGTTTTGAGAAAAAGAAAAATGAAAAAATTGTTGTGTTTGATTTTGGTGGCGGAACATTTGATGTGTCTATATTGGAGGTTGGAGATGACACTGTTGAAGTAAAATCTACTAACGGTGATTCTCATATGGGAGGTCGTGATATAGACAGAAAATTAATTTATTTCATTGCTGATGAATTTAAAAAAGAACAGGGTATAGATATAGTTAAAGATCCGTTAGCACTCCAAAGATTGGATGAGGCAGCAGAAAAAGCAAAAATTGAGTTGTCGCAAGCAAGCCAAACAGACATAAACATACCTTTCATAACATCCGATGCGTCTGGTCCAAAACATCTTGTTATGCAGATTAACAGAGCACAGCTTGATAAACTCGCTGGGGAATATGTTGACCGTGCACTTGATATAACAAAAAAAGCAGTTGAAGATTCCGGTATAACGGTTAATGAAATAAACGAGGTTATACTTGTCGGTGGTCAGACCCGCATGCCATTGATACAGGAAAAAGTTAAAGAATTCTTCAATAAAGAGCCCAATCTAAGCATAAATCCAGATGAAGTTGTAGCACAAGGCGCTGCAATTCAAGCGGGCATACTTGCAGGTGATGTGAAAGACATATTATTGCTTGATGTCATACCGCTTTCTCTTGGAATTGAGACTATGGGGGGCGTCTCCACAAAACTCATTGATAGGAATACAACACTACCAACAAGTCATTCACAGGTTTTTTCTACAGCAACAGACAACCAGCCATCTGTTGATATACACATAGTTCAAGGTGAACGCGCCATGGCTTCTGATAACAAAAGTTTAGGCAGGTTTCTTTTAGACGGAATATCTCCAGCACCTCGCGGTGTTCCACAAATCAAGGTGTCATTTGATGTTGATGCCAATGGAATACTTGATGTAAAGGCGGTTGATGAAAAAACAAAGAAAGAGCAGTCCATAAGAATTGAGGCGACATCTGGTCTTTCTGATGAAGAGATAGAAAAAATGAAGACTGATGCTGAAACACATGGCGAAGAAGATCTTAAGAAAAAAGAAGAAGTAGAGGCAAACAACTTTGCAGATCAGGCGATTTATACAGCTGAAAAGTTTCTAAATGACAACAAAGAAACAATAAGTGATGATGATAAAAATAAGATAACAAAATCTATAGAAGACTTAAAATCAGCAAAAAAAGAAGTTGGAACTGAAAAATTGAAAGAAGCAACAAACTCACTTACAAGTATTATTCAAGAAGTTGCACAGCGTAATGTGAAAACAAACGCAGAGAATCAAGCAGACAAAAAAGAAACACGGGATGCCGATGCGACAGAAGGAGAAGAAGCAAAAGACGACAAAGACAAATAA
- a CDS encoding nucleotide exchange factor GrpE has translation MKKKPQQKVGDNEEKVLKELEKCKKEREEYLKGWKRALADSANERKQFEKMGEQSRLNGIIYCAKNIIQVIDSIEIALSHDSSDKTLHKGIVGIHKQFIDSLKSCGVSQFDPTDEMFDPMNHESVGSCPVEKKKDDGRIVEVVQKGYKIEKTILRPAKVMIGFWEEKK, from the coding sequence ATGAAGAAAAAGCCACAACAAAAAGTGGGCGATAACGAAGAAAAGGTATTGAAAGAACTTGAAAAATGCAAAAAGGAGCGAGAAGAATACTTAAAAGGATGGAAGCGTGCTCTTGCGGATTCGGCAAACGAGAGAAAGCAATTTGAAAAAATGGGTGAACAGTCAAGATTGAACGGGATAATATATTGTGCAAAGAACATTATCCAAGTGATAGATAGCATTGAAATCGCACTTTCTCACGATTCTTCGGACAAAACTTTACACAAAGGTATCGTAGGCATCCACAAGCAATTCATAGATTCATTAAAGTCGTGTGGTGTTTCACAATTTGATCCAACTGATGAGATGTTTGATCCTATGAACCATGAATCTGTAGGGTCTTGCCCCGTTGAGAAAAAGAAAGATGACGGTAGGATTGTTGAGGTTGTGCAGAAGGGGTATAAGATAGAAAAAACGATTCTCAGACCTGCAAAAGTTATGATAGGTTTTTGGGAAGAAAAAAAATAA
- the rpsI gene encoding 30S ribosomal protein S9, whose protein sequence is MTVETKQKKNTNSSRYTEGIGRRKTSVARVRVVPSSNTVISVNKSDLEQYFKNKSHQKKVKSPFEVIDDAFTVDARVTGGGLTSQADAVCLGIARAVVKHKQEHRKLLKQNSLLRRDPRRKERKKYGLKKARRAPQWSKR, encoded by the coding sequence ATGACCGTGGAAACCAAGCAAAAAAAGAATACTAATAGCAGTAGATACACAGAAGGAATAGGAAGGAGAAAAACTTCTGTGGCTCGTGTTCGTGTCGTGCCAAGTTCTAATACAGTTATATCAGTAAACAAGTCAGACCTTGAGCAATATTTTAAGAACAAGAGCCACCAGAAGAAAGTAAAATCTCCATTTGAGGTTATTGACGATGCATTTACAGTGGATGCAAGAGTAACAGGTGGCGGTCTCACATCCCAAGCAGACGCGGTTTGTCTTGGGATTGCAAGGGCGGTTGTAAAACACAAACAGGAGCATAGAAAATTATTAAAACAGAATTCTCTTTTGAGAAGAGATCCGAGAAGGAAAGAGAGGAAGAAATATGGCTTGAAAAAAGCAAGAAGGGCTCCACAGTGGAGCAAGAGATAG
- the rplM gene encoding 50S ribosomal protein L13 — protein MKEVTIDAKGQSLGRVATEVANVLNGKTDVNYAPNRVLDVSVLVKNVPQMKISGNKLTDKKYFSHSGYVGNDKTKTVKQVIEAKGKEEVLMRAVSGMLPKNKLRQVKLNKIKCV, from the coding sequence ATGAAAGAAGTTACTATTGATGCAAAAGGACAAAGTTTAGGCAGGGTCGCTACAGAAGTCGCCAATGTGTTAAACGGAAAAACAGATGTAAATTATGCTCCAAATCGTGTGCTTGATGTTTCCGTGTTGGTTAAGAATGTGCCACAGATGAAAATAAGCGGAAACAAGCTGACAGATAAAAAATATTTCTCACATTCTGGTTATGTTGGAAACGACAAAACAAAAACAGTCAAACAAGTGATTGAGGCAAAGGGTAAGGAAGAAGTTTTGATGCGTGCAGTGTCGGGGATGCTTCCTAAAAACAAACTAAGACAAGTAAAATTAAATAAAATAAAATGCGTATGA
- the rplQ gene encoding 50S ribosomal protein L17, whose translation MKKRIKERKFGRTRDIRNALMRSLARSLILNEKIKTTEAKAKELRPQVEKMITRSKTNTLHSRRILLKALGNDNKTVSKLLSAIGPRYMERNGGYTRITKISSNRTDGAKEAIIEFV comes from the coding sequence ATGAAAAAGAGAATAAAAGAAAGAAAATTTGGCAGAACTCGAGATATAAGGAATGCGCTTATGCGTTCTCTTGCTCGTTCTCTTATTCTCAATGAAAAAATAAAGACAACAGAAGCAAAAGCAAAGGAGTTGCGCCCACAGGTTGAAAAAATGATAACCCGTTCAAAAACAAACACTCTTCACTCAAGAAGGATTTTGTTAAAGGCGCTTGGTAATGACAACAAAACAGTGTCCAAACTTCTAAGTGCGATAGGTCCGCGATATATGGAAAGAAACGGGGGATATACACGCATAACCAAAATATCTTCTAATCGTACAGACGGTGCTAAAGAAGCAATAATTGAATTTGTATAA
- a CDS encoding DNA-directed RNA polymerase subunit alpha has protein sequence MMLDEYSINLPSKPRVVKENETSAVYEIDGLYPGYGYTLGNILRRVILSSIPGTAITSVKIDGVSHEFTTIKGIKEEVLIILLNLKRILFKMHTNEPQKVKIKKKGIGVITAGDISNNPQVEVVNKDYNIAEITDPKVEFSAELTIERGVGFVQRDSHKDRVEIGTIVVDSFFSPIRRVNYEVEPMRVGDRIDFNRLRVFIETDGTITPKEVFRRTVSIIITQLQAIVGFKDDSDSEEIKMTEKELEAERGTVDQLGLKNRVTNALKKAGIVSLNHLEEKTRKELAALPGLGERAIDEIEMVLAERGLSIRKADK, from the coding sequence ATGATGTTAGATGAATATAGCATAAATCTTCCTTCTAAACCCCGTGTGGTAAAGGAAAACGAGACAAGTGCCGTCTATGAGATAGATGGTCTGTATCCAGGTTATGGATATACATTAGGAAATATTTTACGCCGTGTTATCCTTTCTTCAATACCAGGAACAGCGATTACAAGCGTGAAGATAGATGGAGTGTCTCACGAGTTCACTACCATAAAAGGAATAAAAGAAGAAGTTTTGATAATACTTCTTAACTTAAAGAGAATATTATTCAAAATGCATACAAATGAACCGCAGAAAGTAAAAATTAAGAAAAAAGGCATAGGTGTTATAACAGCGGGGGACATATCAAACAACCCACAGGTTGAAGTGGTGAATAAAGATTATAATATAGCCGAAATAACTGATCCTAAAGTAGAGTTCTCTGCAGAACTGACAATTGAAAGAGGTGTTGGTTTTGTTCAGAGAGATAGTCACAAAGATCGTGTTGAGATTGGAACCATAGTTGTTGATTCTTTTTTCTCTCCTATAAGAAGAGTGAATTATGAAGTAGAGCCAATGAGAGTTGGTGATAGGATTGATTTCAACAGGCTTCGCGTGTTTATAGAAACAGATGGGACGATAACACCAAAAGAAGTATTTCGCAGAACTGTTTCAATAATCATAACGCAGCTTCAGGCTATTGTAGGGTTTAAGGATGATTCAGACAGCGAGGAGATTAAGATGACAGAAAAAGAACTTGAGGCGGAGAGGGGAACGGTTGATCAGCTTGGCTTGAAAAATCGCGTAACAAATGCCCTCAAAAAAGCAGGGATAGTAAGCTTAAATCATTTGGAAGAAAAGACAAGAAAAGAGCTTGCAGCCCTCCCAGGTCTTGGTGAAAGGGCAATAGATGAAATTGAGATGGTTCTCGCAGAGAGAGGTCTTTCAATCAGAAAAGCAGATAAATAA
- the rpsD gene encoding 30S ribosomal protein S4: MIKLKKYKISRRLGAPVFEKCQTAKYTRSEERKRKSKSSYSGVSEYGKQLVEKQKARYTYGIREGQLKKYVREAEKQKGIGVTDYFICSLERRVDNVVYRLSFAETRKKARQMVSHGHITVNGRKIRIPSRALRVGDVVGIREASKNKKNFDGMAELQKERKIPSWLSFDNKTSAGTVKELPTTTPQDILFDVSRVFEYYSR, translated from the coding sequence ATGATTAAACTTAAAAAATATAAAATAAGTAGACGACTCGGCGCTCCTGTGTTTGAGAAGTGTCAGACTGCTAAATATACTCGCTCCGAAGAGAGAAAAAGAAAAAGCAAATCTTCTTATTCTGGCGTGTCAGAATATGGCAAACAGCTTGTTGAAAAACAAAAAGCAAGATATACCTATGGAATACGTGAAGGTCAGTTAAAGAAATATGTAAGAGAAGCCGAAAAACAAAAAGGCATAGGAGTAACTGATTATTTTATTTGTTCACTTGAGAGAAGGGTTGATAATGTGGTGTATCGTCTTTCATTTGCAGAGACAAGAAAAAAAGCAAGGCAGATGGTTTCACACGGGCACATCACAGTAAACGGAAGAAAAATCCGCATACCTTCACGAGCCCTTCGTGTGGGTGATGTCGTAGGCATCCGAGAGGCGAGCAAGAATAAAAAGAATTTTGATGGAATGGCAGAATTGCAGAAGGAACGAAAAATTCCAAGCTGGCTGTCATTTGACAACAAAACCAGTGCAGGAACTGTAAAAGAATTACCAACAACTACACCTCAGGACATATTGTTTGATGTTTCAAGAGTGTTTGAATATTACAGTAGATAA
- the rpsK gene encoding 30S ribosomal protein S11, translating to MGKKRSVQKAGGTADRGLLSRSLSRLPKRKIKTGVLHVNATYNNTKLSLCDEKGNSVMWSSTGALGFKGTKKSTPFAAAKVAALLADKAEAIGLQDVDVVIKGVGPGRESAMRSFVNKGFVIGSIVDKTPIPHNGPKRRKPRRV from the coding sequence ATGGGTAAGAAACGATCTGTTCAAAAAGCGGGTGGGACAGCAGATAGAGGCCTTCTTTCAAGGTCGCTTTCACGCCTTCCAAAACGCAAGATAAAAACTGGTGTATTGCATGTAAATGCTACATATAACAACACAAAATTGTCTTTGTGTGATGAAAAGGGAAATTCTGTTATGTGGTCATCAACCGGTGCGCTTGGTTTCAAGGGAACCAAAAAATCAACTCCTTTTGCGGCAGCAAAGGTTGCAGCACTTCTCGCAGACAAAGCAGAAGCAATAGGTCTTCAAGATGTTGATGTGGTGATAAAAGGAGTGGGTCCTGGAAGAGAATCGGCTATGCGTTCTTTTGTTAATAAAGGTTTTGTAATTGGTTCTATCGTAGACAAAACACCAATTCCACATAACGGACCTAAGAGAAGAAAACCAAGAAGAGTATAG
- the rpsM gene encoding 30S ribosomal protein S13: MRIAGITIPEKTHLEIGLTTIYGVGRVSARRILKEANIKEHTTPENLTEAQDQAIRKSIESLKIEGDLRREVSSNIKRKKDIGSYQGKRHMVRLPVRGQRTKTNARTRKGAVKTMGSGRVKLQKK, encoded by the coding sequence ATGAGAATAGCAGGGATAACAATTCCAGAAAAAACTCATCTTGAGATAGGCCTAACAACCATATACGGTGTAGGTCGTGTAAGTGCGCGTCGCATATTAAAGGAAGCTAATATAAAAGAGCACACCACCCCAGAAAATTTAACAGAAGCTCAAGATCAAGCAATAAGAAAATCTATTGAGTCTCTGAAAATAGAAGGTGACTTAAGAAGGGAGGTTTCCTCTAATATAAAAAGAAAAAAAGATATAGGTTCTTATCAGGGAAAAAGACATATGGTCAGATTGCCTGTTCGTGGACAAAGAACAAAGACAAACGCAAGAACAAGGAAGGGTGCCGTTAAAACAATGGGTTCTGGTCGCGTAAAATTGCAGAAGAAGTAG
- the rpmJ gene encoding 50S ribosomal protein L36: MKVKSSIKKRDKNDQIVRRGGRIYVINKKNPRNKQRQR, encoded by the coding sequence ATGAAAGTAAAATCCTCTATTAAGAAAAGAGATAAAAACGATCAGATTGTCCGTCGCGGGGGACGAATTTATGTAATTAACAAAAAGAACCCAAGAAATAAGCAGCGACAAAGATAA
- the infA gene encoding translation initiation factor IF-1 (stimulates the activities of the other two initiation factors, IF-2 and IF-3) yields MEANNKKAKGVMGTIDESLSNANFLVTVDDTKEQVIAYVSGKMRINRIRVLVGDKVMIVLDEYGGKARIIQRL; encoded by the coding sequence ATGGAAGCAAATAATAAGAAAGCTAAGGGTGTCATGGGGACGATTGACGAATCACTTTCCAATGCAAACTTCCTTGTAACAGTCGATGATACAAAGGAGCAGGTTATTGCCTATGTTTCTGGAAAGATGAGAATAAATCGAATCCGTGTACTTGTTGGCGACAAAGTGATGATTGTATTAGACGAATATGGAGGTAAGGCGCGTATTATTCAGCGTCTTTAA
- the trmD gene encoding tRNA (guanosine(37)-N1)-methyltransferase TrmD, translating to MSMHFHIITLFPDVFKEYLNTSIIGRAVKQKSIKVSFYNPIDFSEKKGKRIDKRPYGGGPGMVIEPMPVLKAFEKAVGRKKDVVSFFFTPSGEEFTSSISNRIRKKYKHIILISGHYEGIDARVQKITKAKKISVGRCILTGGELPAMFVIDAISRHLPNVLGNPDSIEESRVSNSEVYTRPEVFCYKNRKYRVPKVLLSGHHGDIDKWKKGRK from the coding sequence ATGTCTATGCATTTTCACATAATAACTTTGTTCCCAGATGTATTCAAAGAATATCTTAATACCTCAATAATAGGGCGTGCAGTAAAACAAAAATCAATAAAAGTATCTTTTTACAACCCAATTGATTTTTCTGAAAAGAAAGGAAAGAGAATAGACAAAAGACCATACGGTGGTGGACCAGGGATGGTTATTGAACCAATGCCGGTGCTTAAAGCTTTTGAAAAAGCGGTTGGAAGAAAAAAAGATGTGGTATCTTTTTTCTTTACACCAAGCGGTGAAGAATTTACATCTTCCATATCAAACAGAATCAGAAAAAAATATAAACACATAATACTGATATCCGGTCATTATGAGGGGATTGATGCGCGTGTTCAAAAAATAACAAAAGCAAAAAAAATTTCGGTTGGTAGGTGCATATTGACGGGCGGCGAACTGCCTGCCATGTTTGTCATAGACGCCATTTCAAGACATCTGCCGAATGTCCTTGGTAACCCAGATTCCATAGAGGAATCCCGTGTCTCAAATAGCGAGGTATATACGAGACCAGAGGTATTTTGCTATAAGAATAGGAAATATAGGGTCCCAAAGGTCCTTTTATCAGGTCATCACGGGGATATAGATAAATGGAAAAAGGGCAGAAAATAG
- a CDS encoding KH domain-containing protein: protein MDNSSANLDQDFLEFIVKALVDNTDSVKVDRRVDPKGVLLTLSVDPAERGKIIGRSGKTRDAIRTLLRAVGRKNNAYVSFRLDESERPPRNE from the coding sequence ATGGATAATAGTTCAGCAAATTTAGATCAGGATTTTTTGGAATTCATAGTTAAGGCACTCGTTGATAATACAGACAGCGTTAAAGTGGATAGAAGAGTAGACCCTAAGGGGGTATTGCTAACGCTTTCTGTTGACCCAGCGGAGAGAGGTAAAATTATAGGAAGGTCCGGAAAAACCAGAGATGCAATAAGAACACTTTTGAGGGCAGTCGGAAGAAAAAACAATGCTTATGTAAGTTTTCGACTTGATGAGTCGGAGCGACCCCCACGAAACGAGTAG